The DNA sequence TACTCAGGGCTGCAattctagagttttttttttgcacttggTTAACAAACTATGGAGCCTTTCCAATGAAATCTTCCTTCTCATCATTGCTCAACTTTGATAAGGGTATGTGTGGGGTAACTAgtgaagtaataataaaataaggtgagttattataaaaatgtatttaagcaCAAATCACAGAAAGTAAAGCTTCCTTTGGGTcagagtactggaattcttaaGTATTCCACATTTAATTGTCCTTTATATAATTGTACATATAAATACTTTACATACttaaaatcttaattttcaaatttctgcCTTCTTTCATTTCACTTGGATGCAactatatataaaactatatataactatatttatatgtatataaaactgaGGCTATATGTGAATATGACCTTTAAGAAATTCTAGGATTATAATATTGGTAGAGTACACTGAGAAAAATCTGGTTGCTGTGAGGTTAATTTTTTTCACAAGTTAAAGTTTACCTTTCTTCTCCATCTAGTAAGTTGCAATATGTTTCAATCtctttttccaaaaatgttttGATATTGAGGAGCCGTTCATGCTCCATCTTCTGGCCCTCTGTTTCTGTTCGGATCTGTTGTAAATTTTCCTCCCGTACCCCAATCTGATCCTGAATTTGTTGGAGTTGAAAACAGTAATTTCCTTCGGTCTCAGCCAAGGAACATTCATAGGATTGTTtctgaaagaagaatgaagtaagGCTTAAAAGAGAAAGGCATGTTTGTATTTTAAACATTCTCAAGGTAGAAAGAAATACTTGAACAAGGCCTAAGTATTTTCTATTGAAAACCGAAAGTGGGGTCTGggcttggagaaaaaaaatgaaaaaccaaagaaaaagaaaatcaaacttggtaagattttaaaaaatatttcctctccattgaaaagaaaaatcatctttTCAAGTTTTAGTATTGGTGGGTCAAAGAATTCTTGATATTTAATATACTTTATATTATTAgtcatatataattacatatattgtACTTGTATATGTTATACGCATATTTACTTACCTATGCACACACATTGCTTTGGTTTGGAGATAGTCTGAGTGCATCTCCCAGGAGTTTGTGTATTGGAAACTTTGTCTCAGTGTGATGTTAAGAGGTGCTGGGACCTTTAAGAGCTGAGTCTagtgggaagtgattaggtcattgagggtgcTGCTTAGGAAGACATTGATACAGTTCTCCAAGGATCCTAATTAGTTCTCCTGAGAAGGATGTTATAAAAGATGAGCCTGGCCTTTCCTTGTGCTCCAGCTTCCTGTCTTGTCATCTGATCTCTCCCTCTTGTAtgtgcttctgccatgatgcCACCCACCACAATGTGTTGTAGGGGAGCTCTGGTGCTAGGCTATTTGAACTGGTGTCATTCAATTTAAACTTTCAGCCCCCAAAATTATGAGCTGGTGCAATCCATTTTCCTTTTCAGCCTTCAAAACTGATCTAAATAAACTCCTTTTCTTTACAAAGTATCCAGACTTAAGTATTTAGTTATAGTAATGGCAAATGGACTAATATGCACACATGTTCAATTAAATAGCAATTCCTACATACCAGAGCCACAAGGGACTGAAGTTCTATTTCCAGGGTCTGCAGATTGCGTTTCAGTTCTGTCAGCTCATTTCTGGCTACTGTGACTGCTCCGGCACCATCCGAAATCTGTTGTTGCAGTGATGCACTCTGAAGTGGAATTGTCAGAAGGATTAGTGACCAGCTTGACTGTCTACTGAACCAGCCCCTCCTGTATAATTTGCATAGGTGTACCTTCTCATTAAAGCAGGCCTCAGCATCTCTGCGGTTCTGCTCAGCCAGTTCCTCATACTCTGCCCTCATGTTGTTCAACAGAGCAGTTAGGTCCACTCCTGGGGCTGCATTCATTTCCACATTCACGTTCCCTCCAGATGCACATTGTAGGACTTCCATTTCCTGGGAAGGGGTCAGCATTAATATTCAAAGAAGGATTTTGATTGATACTGGCACTCTGCTATGAAATGAATAGAGTACTTGAGGAAGGAAATCAGACATTGTACAGAGCTGTTGTGCAGGCCTCCTTACCTCCTCatggtttttttggaggtacGTTAGTTCCTCACTGAGGGTCTCACATTGCATCTCCAAGTCAGTTGTGAAAAGGGTCAACTCATCCAACACTCTGCGAAGACCACTAGTGTCGGCTTCAACACTCTGGTGTAGAGCAAGCTCATTTTCATATCTTAAAGATCATTAAGGATTATAAGTATAGACAGATGCAAGGCGCAGCTTGTAAAGACATTTCATATGCAAAAGATGTGACATTCTAAACATCCTTCTGAACTTATGATGGCAAACTGTTAAGATAGCTTGAGATACCTACtaatttatgaattttattttagaggAATTATTTCTTCAGAGGTGATTTTTTGTTATCCAATGTGTTTAACAATTGCATAAAATATTGCTAGATGTAAAATTTTGATGATAGCTCTCTTTATAAGGACATATGCTATTTATTTAACCTAGAATCATTTTATTGAAACACTTGGTAAAAGCAAAAGATATGTTCTTTAATTCAACATTAGTATTTTTACTAATAAATACAGCATAATTATTGACTGTATTTTCACTTACTTCATTCTGAAGTCATCAGCGGTCAGTCTGGCATTGTCATTTTGTAGGAcaatgctggcattacaggcagtTGCAGAAATAATCTAAATAGGGTAAATTGTGCAAAATGTTAAGTATCAAAAATCAAaggatcctccagatttcagtaTGACTCCACAGtgagcatttatttttttcttttcttttttctccttttattttatcatttttacatttacttacatgtgtatacattgtttgttccACCTCTCCCCCACAACCTTCCCCTTTCAGGctgaacctgttccaccctcttcttttctgattttgttgaagagaaagtataagagataataagaaagatgtagcatttttgttagtttgggatttttttcttatgtcattatatttccttttttttttattgtgtggcATTACAACACaacatgtatcaaatatatcatacttgaattcatcccctccatcattcttcttccctcctacccccattcctggaatagtttcaacaggtctcattttttcatttttacatgtgtgtacagtgtttgcaccatattcaccctccttcaccctgtcctcacctccttccccctcccactgctaaCACCCTCCCCCATCAAGGcaggatctgttccaccctcctgttctccaattttgtataagaaaaaaataagaaaatgacttttttgcttatttaagat is a window from the Castor canadensis chromosome 11, mCasCan1.hap1v2, whole genome shotgun sequence genome containing:
- the Krt26 gene encoding keratin, type I cytoskeletal 26; the protein is MSFQLSGGSRQICPGTGTVRLSGGGMGFVPGNVCVGPGAGGSFSCTLGGVSSGGSFCNDGGAIGSIGCTGFLGNESGLLSGNEKVTMQNLNDRLASYLDHVRALEQINADLEQKIKGWYEKFGPGCCRGLDYDHSRYFSVIEDLKKQIISATACNASIVLQNDNARLTADDFRMKYENELALHQSVEADTSGLRRVLDELTLFTTDLEMQCETLSEELTYLQKNHEEEMEVLQCASGGNVNVEMNAAPGVDLTALLNNMRAEYEELAEQNRRDAEACFNEKSASLQQQISDGAGAVTVARNELTELKRNLQTLEIELQSLVALKQSYECSLAETEGNYCFQLQQIQDQIGVREENLQQIRTETEGQKMEHERLLNIKTFLEKEIETYCNLLDGEERKSKSTCYKSKGSRPINSGNQIKDSTEETFIKTVVEELDQLGNVLSLRVHSVEEKSSKISNITVEQRIPSKAS